The genomic region TCGCCGTTCCGCCGGGCAGATTCATGGGCCACGATGCCGGGCAGGGTGAACCGCGCGGCCGTCCATGCGTTGACCGGCGGCAGTGAGCCTGTGTTCACGGCCGTGACAAAGTCGTCCACCAGGAACTGGTGGCTGCCTTCGTGGCCGTTGGGCGCGCCACGGAACTCCTCCGGCAGCCTGTCCCTGTCATGCACCGGCGCCAGCCCGGACACGAAGGCGTCCCTGAGTTCTGGAGCCACATTGGCGAGCGACGGATCGTCCAGGGCCACGCTGGGCCGTGACTCCATCTGTTCTGAGATGTCGTGGACGTTGGTCTTGTCCTGCCACACCGTCACCTTTGCCAACTGCTCAAAGCTGGCCTCGGTGCCGAAAAACCGGAACCGGGACTCACGGATATGCGAGGGGTAGCCCACCCGGCGCATCTCGTTGGTCCGCATGGCGCCGCCATCGTTCAGTTCGAAGAGGGCCGTGGCGTTGGAGAAGTCATTCCCGAACATGCTGATGCCCTTATCGAACACCCCGTCCCCGCGGTCGTCCTTCACACCGACGCAGCTGACGCTCACGGCGTGCGCCGGCAGGGCACCGAGGACGCCGCCAATCGCGTGGGTCGGGTACAGCATGGGCGGGTAGCTGGCTGTTTCCTTCCAGCGCTCCCCGCCGCTGTACTGGTAGGCGTCGTAGAAGCCCAGGTCCATGTCATGGACGTAATCGCCTTCCGCGTAGAACACCCTACCGAACCGGCCGGCCGCGTGCTGCTCGCGTGCATAGACCGTGGCCGGGTTGTAGTAGCTGGTTTCACCCATCATGTAGACGTTGCGGGTCTCCCGGACGGCGTCGATGATTTTCGCGATCTCGTCCTCGGTGACGGCCATGGGCACGGCCGAGTAGACATGCTTTCCGGCCCGGAGCGCCCGCTCCACCAGCGGTCCGTGGGTCCACCGCTGAGTGAAGATGGCGACGGCGTCGACGTCGGACGCCAGCAGCTCATCGAACGTGCCGAGGGAACCGGCCAGGCCATATTGCGCAACCGCCTCGGCCGCACGGTCCGCCCGCTCGTCCACGACGAAGACCTTGCT from Arthrobacter globiformis harbors:
- a CDS encoding Gfo/Idh/MocA family protein; the protein is MAFSIGVVGVGQFGGQFAHLFNLHPGVSKVFVVDERADRAAEAVAQYGLAGSLGTFDELLASDVDAVAIFTQRWTHGPLVERALRAGKHVYSAVPMAVTEDEIAKIIDAVRETRNVYMMGETSYYNPATVYAREQHAAGRFGRVFYAEGDYVHDMDLGFYDAYQYSGGERWKETASYPPMLYPTHAIGGVLGALPAHAVSVSCVGVKDDRGDGVFDKGISMFGNDFSNATALFELNDGGAMRTNEMRRVGYPSHIRESRFRFFGTEASFEQLAKVTVWQDKTNVHDISEQMESRPSVALDDPSLANVAPELRDAFVSGLAPVHDRDRLPEEFRGAPNGHEGSHQFLVDDFVTAVNTGSLPPVNAWTAARFTLPGIVAHESARRNGERLPIRDFGDAPATL